A portion of the Vreelandella subglaciescola genome contains these proteins:
- a CDS encoding FUSC family protein, which produces MISIAQTLGLTRKTAVFGASTAAMALTSFAIASLFHLPNAFWAPMAVWIVAQPSRGLLLERGVYRLVGTLAGAAVGFALLAAPLPTPLTLVLLASWAGGCAAFTHLTRASFGYAALMAGLTASVVLLPSMAADSGGAAIAMARVVCTLIGVICVIAMGLVLLPAPPQRELLNRVRGLTGDALQQLARRPAHASQQLPDGELLLTLTQLEQQLGPSHAGPLRRSSGALVSGAFVATTLSLLAMTRLTGQQPIPAALAAALNDAADTLGQPLDNGNATDALRRAAHHAQDFSPRLARLLARLEQAEIAGEAWLERRSPHRHLPHMVTLPTRKDLPSALIAGSASAMVTLMAGLLVAYSGWDNAWLPAMGLCTFTMVLSSMDVPQALAPRMLQGIIVGVSLAAAFRLWLMPHADGLGDIC; this is translated from the coding sequence ATGATTTCTATTGCCCAGACGCTGGGCCTGACTCGCAAAACCGCCGTATTTGGCGCCAGCACGGCGGCGATGGCGCTGACCTCCTTTGCCATCGCTTCGCTGTTTCACCTGCCCAACGCCTTCTGGGCGCCCATGGCGGTGTGGATTGTGGCGCAGCCCTCCCGTGGGCTGCTGCTGGAGCGCGGCGTGTACCGCCTGGTGGGCACGCTGGCCGGCGCGGCGGTGGGGTTTGCGCTGCTGGCCGCTCCCTTGCCCACCCCGCTAACGCTTGTGCTGTTGGCCAGCTGGGCCGGCGGCTGCGCGGCGTTCACCCACCTTACCCGCGCCTCGTTTGGCTACGCTGCGCTAATGGCGGGACTAACCGCAAGCGTAGTGCTGCTGCCCAGCATGGCGGCGGACTCGGGCGGCGCAGCCATCGCCATGGCGCGGGTGGTTTGCACGCTGATCGGCGTTATCTGCGTGATTGCGATGGGGCTGGTGCTGCTGCCCGCGCCGCCCCAACGCGAGCTGCTCAACCGCGTGCGCGGCCTCACCGGCGACGCGCTCCAACAGCTGGCACGGCGCCCCGCCCACGCTAGCCAACAGCTCCCCGACGGCGAACTGCTGCTGACCCTGACGCAGCTTGAGCAGCAGCTGGGCCCCAGCCATGCCGGCCCGCTGAGGCGTTCGTCGGGCGCGCTGGTAAGCGGTGCCTTTGTGGCTACCACGCTGAGCCTGCTGGCGATGACCCGGCTCACCGGCCAACAGCCTATTCCTGCGGCGTTGGCAGCGGCGCTTAACGACGCCGCCGATACCCTCGGCCAGCCACTTGATAACGGCAATGCTACCGATGCCTTACGCCGCGCAGCACACCACGCCCAGGATTTTTCCCCGCGGCTGGCGCGCCTTTTAGCGCGGTTAGAACAGGCCGAAATAGCCGGCGAGGCCTGGCTTGAGCGGCGCTCGCCTCACCGGCACTTGCCACACATGGTGACCCTGCCCACGCGCAAAGACCTGCCCTCGGCGCTGATCGCCGGGTCGGCCAGCGCCATGGTCACGCTGATGGCGGGGCTGCTGGTAGCCTACTCGGGGTGGGATAACGCTTGGCTGCCGGCGATGGGGCTTTGCACCTTCACCATGGTGCTGTCGAGCATGGACGTGCCCCAGGCGCTGGCGCCGCGCATGCTGCAGGGGATTATCGTGGGGGTGAGCTTGGCCGCCGCGTTCCGGCTGTGGCTGATGCCCCACGCCGACGGTTTGGGCGATATCTGCTGA
- a CDS encoding fluoride efflux transporter FluC, with protein MTALPFYGAVAAGSALGAGLRYLVALVAVALMGPAFWAGTLAANLLGSGLIAWYSTRAARSPHGALARWHGFWTVGVCGGFTTFSLFSVEAVMLWQRQQPLFAFVYVGVSVAGWLMAARAGQWLAER; from the coding sequence ATGACCGCGTTACCGTTTTATGGCGCCGTGGCGGCGGGCAGTGCGCTGGGCGCGGGGCTACGCTATTTGGTGGCGCTGGTCGCCGTCGCGCTCATGGGGCCGGCGTTCTGGGCGGGAACGCTGGCCGCCAATCTGCTGGGTTCAGGGCTGATCGCCTGGTACTCGACTCGGGCGGCGCGTTCTCCCCACGGCGCGCTGGCACGCTGGCACGGTTTCTGGACGGTCGGCGTGTGCGGCGGCTTTACCACGTTTTCCCTGTTCAGCGTGGAGGCGGTGATGCTCTGGCAGCGCCAGCAGCCGCTGTTTGCGTTTGTTTATGTGGGCGTAAGCGTCGCCGGCTGGCTGATGGCGGCACGCGCCGGACAGTGGCTTGCCGAGCGCTGA
- the aroQ gene encoding type II 3-dehydroquinate dehydratase, producing MATEKMANEKGALKVLVLHGPNLNLLGTRQPEIYGGETLADVNNALASRAEAAGVTLAHWQSNHEGELIDAIQAARDDGTSAIIINPAAYTHTSVAILDALNAFDGTVIEVHISNVHKREAFRHHSYVSLRADGVIAGLGTQGYHAALDAVMAAASKP from the coding sequence ATGGCAACTGAAAAGATGGCAAATGAAAAAGGTGCGCTGAAAGTGCTGGTGCTGCACGGTCCCAACCTGAACCTGCTGGGCACCCGGCAGCCCGAGATTTACGGCGGAGAAACCCTGGCCGACGTTAACAACGCGCTGGCAAGCCGGGCAGAAGCGGCGGGCGTGACGCTTGCGCACTGGCAAAGCAATCACGAAGGCGAGCTGATCGACGCCATTCAGGCGGCGCGCGACGACGGCACGAGCGCCATCATCATCAATCCGGCGGCCTATACGCATACCTCGGTGGCGATTCTTGATGCGCTCAACGCCTTTGACGGCACGGTGATCGAGGTGCATATCTCCAACGTGCACAAGCGCGAGGCGTTTCGCCACCACTCCTACGTCTCGCTGCGTGCCGACGGCGTGATTGCGGGGCTCGGCACTCAGGGCTACCACGCCGCGCTGGACGCGGTGATGGCGGCGGCCAGCAAGCCTTAA
- a CDS encoding FUSC family protein, producing the protein MLAPFMLFGGLARASSKTQVPALDGNMCFMLASQPFLQAPTAAGNVLLDAGSLIASIALVALAYRLLPRDPTRRAGYLSRLMLRDIERLCGQSDGLTPDARWHSRMYRRLLRLMIHVGRAQEAGSASHAGTLGILNLADAVIQLRTLLSTSQLNEAEQQAARRLLQALRRLTQDPDAVTQALTALPLEGDALPEVAAQMRHALADTAALRHR; encoded by the coding sequence ATGCTGGCGCCCTTTATGCTGTTCGGCGGCCTGGCGCGCGCCAGCAGCAAAACGCAGGTGCCGGCGCTGGATGGCAACATGTGCTTTATGCTCGCCAGCCAGCCGTTTTTGCAGGCGCCGACCGCAGCGGGCAACGTACTGCTCGACGCCGGCTCGCTGATCGCCAGCATCGCGCTGGTGGCGCTGGCCTACCGCTTGCTGCCCCGCGACCCTACGCGGCGCGCCGGCTATCTTTCCCGATTGATGCTGCGCGATATCGAACGCCTGTGCGGCCAAAGCGACGGGCTAACCCCCGACGCGCGCTGGCACAGCCGCATGTATCGCCGCCTGCTGCGGCTGATGATCCACGTCGGCCGCGCGCAGGAAGCGGGTAGCGCAAGCCACGCGGGTACGCTGGGGATACTCAACCTGGCCGATGCCGTGATTCAGCTGCGCACGCTGCTGTCCACCTCGCAGCTCAACGAGGCCGAGCAGCAAGCGGCTCGCCGTCTACTACAGGCGCTGCGCCGTCTGACCCAGGACCCCGACGCCGTCACCCAGGCGCTTACTGCACTGCCGTTAGAGGGCGACGCCCTTCCCGAGGTTGCCGCACAGATGCGCCACGCGCTTGCCGATACCGCCGCGCTGCGCCACCGCTAA
- a CDS encoding fluoride efflux transporter FluC, whose protein sequence is MLSVTTLIGVMAGGALGGVLRALASRLGARHLGETLPWGTLGVNYAAALALGALAGGMAQSETAGLFWAFAATGALGGLSTVSSLAQQSLGLWQQPRRGAAVVYLTLSVAGGIALAAVGYALAGGGS, encoded by the coding sequence ATGTTAAGTGTGACGACGCTGATCGGCGTGATGGCCGGCGGTGCCCTTGGCGGCGTGCTGCGCGCCTTGGCGAGCCGGTTGGGCGCGCGCCACCTGGGCGAGACGCTGCCCTGGGGCACGCTAGGCGTTAACTATGCGGCGGCGTTGGCGCTGGGCGCGCTTGCCGGGGGTATGGCGCAGAGCGAAACGGCCGGCCTGTTCTGGGCGTTTGCCGCCACCGGCGCGCTGGGCGGGCTATCGACGGTGTCGTCGCTGGCCCAGCAAAGCCTGGGGCTGTGGCAGCAGCCGCGCCGGGGCGCCGCCGTTGTCTATTTGACGCTGAGCGTAGCCGGCGGCATCGCGCTTGCCGCGGTGGGCTATGCGCTGGCGGGAGGGGGTAGCTGA